The following DNA comes from Synergistaceae bacterium.
GTCGATTCCTGCGGCCATCCCGACGACCAACGGGAGGTAAGCAGGCGACCGAGCGGGCGGTTTTCCCGTTCGTGTCGTTCGCTATCCCGAGGAGCAAAGCGACGTAAGCAGGCGACAGGCGCAGCGCAGCGAGCCTAGTCGTTCGCTATCCCGAGAAGCGTAGCGACGAGGGGAGGGGAGGGATCTTGCTGGGGCTATTAGAAAAAGGGGCGAGAAAGCTCGCCCCTGTTGCGTTGTTACTTTCTTCCCTTCAGCGGCGCCAGCGGGGACAGCAGAATCAGCAGCGCGGGGGCGAAGCCCAGGGAATTGCATCCACCGCCGCCACCTTTAGGGGGCTCGGGTTCGCTCTTTCTCTCCCCCGCCACTATGAAGGCGGGGTCTACCAGGAAGCCGTTCTCCTCGCCGTCAAGGTCGAATTCCCCTCCGTCCTTGATTGTAAGTGCAAGGCGACAATCGGGAGTGACGAGGTCGCCCGGTTCGAGCACACGCTTCAGGGTTTTCCCCTCGATCTCCACCACCGCGGCGCAGCGGTCGAGCAGGTCCTCGAGCTGGTACACCCGCTCAAAAAGGGCCGCTCTCTCGGACGAGAAAGCCTTTACAACCTGTAGTTGGTCGCAACGAAGGCCGTTGTAGCAGTTCGGAATTTCAAAGAAGAAAACCGCCGTCCCGGCTTCCGTGGAGTGATCGGAGGCGCCCTGAGCGTCGAGCGAGGCGCGGATGACCGCGAGCGGACTCATCTCCGCCCCCTCTGCTATTTCAAGATCGTCGAGCAGTTCCCGCAGTCGTTCCATTCCATCATCGCTGATATAAATCTGACCTGTGTCGTCCACTGTCAGCAGTTCCAGCAGGTCCTCTATCAGACTGTCCGGGACGAGGGCTTCGCGGAATACATTCTCCAGTGCGTCCTTCTTCTGCTCCTCCGTGGGGTTCGGCGGCAGGGTCACCGTCAGAGGCGTGGGCCGCACGAAACCAGGTCCCTCGGGTGGATCGACGGGCTGCACCGGCACGGGAGTCGGAGTGGGCGCAGGTCCCGGCTCCGGCTCGGGCTCCGGCTTTGGTTCCGGCTCCGGCTTTGGCGCGGATTCTGTCTCGTATGCGCCGATGTCGACTCCGCCGCCCTGCGGGCGTTTGACGCCGCGCTGGTCGGTATCTGGCGCACCCGTACTCGTACCGCTGTCGATGGCGGGGCTGCCCTTGCCCAGGGCGCAGGTAAACGTCAGGCCACCGTTGTTCTTCAACGGGCCGAGATTGGGGTCGGCATTTATGTTGTTACCGCCAGCGAAAATGTTGGTATCGACGACGGAATAGGTGATCGTTAGCTTGTCGCTTTTGTCCACAACCTGTCCCGTGGCGGAATCCGTTTCCCAGAAGATGCTGTTCGTAACTATGGGATTTCCCGATGAATTATCCGAAATGAACATCCCGCCGCCGGAGTCCGCAGACCCAGTCGCCATGTTCCCCGATAAGGTGCAGTTCATCAACTTAGGCTTATAACCAGACTTGACTGAGATGAACATCCCGCCGCCGCTGGTCGCCATGTTCTCCGAGAAGGTGCAGTTCGTCAACGTTGGACTGCTTTCTTCCGAGATGTACATCCCGCCGCCGTTGGTCGTCATGTTCCCCGAGAAGGTGCAGTTAGTCACCGTCGGACTGACGTTTACGATGAACATCCCGCCGCCGCTGTTGGTCGCCGTGTTCTTCGAGAAGGTGCAGTTCGTCAACGTCGCACTGCCGTATATAATATACATCCCGCCGCCATAGGTCGCCGTGTTCCCCGAGAAGGTGCAGTCCGTCACCGTCGCACTGTCGTATGCAATATACATCCCGCCGCCGCTGCCATTAGGTGCAGTCGTCTTGTTCCCCGAGAAGGTGCAGTTCGTCAACGTTGGAGCGCCGTAATATTTGTACATCCCGCCGCCGCTGTTGGTCGCCGTGTTATCCGAGAAGGTGCAGTTCGTCAACGTCGGACTGGCGTTGTCTATGTACATCCCGCCGCCGCTGTTGGTCGCCGTGTTATCCGAGAAGGTGCAGTTCGTCACCGTTGGAGTGCCGCCAGCTATATACATCCCGCCGCCTTGCTGCGCCTTGTTCCCCGAGAAGGTGCAGTTCATCACCGCCGCACTGCCGTATAAGATGTACACCCCGCCGCCGTTGGTCGCCTCGTTCTCAAGGAAGGTGCAGTTCGTCACCGTCGGACTGGCGTTGCATATGTACATCCCGCCGCCGTCCTTGTTTGCGTCGCCACCGTTCGCATTACCGCCAGTGATGGTGAAGCCGTCGAGGGTGGCGGTGTCGTTTACACTGTCGGCATAGACGACGTGATAGCTATCCGAGCCGCCGATAGCTCCGCTTAAGGTGGTTTTATTCGTCTTGTAGTCGCGCTGGCTCAGCTGTGTCTCCGTCCCGTCGAAGCCACCGTACAGGGCGATGTCATTCGAGAGGACGAAGGATGCATACGGATCCGTGTCATCACTGGTCGGCTTATACGTACCTTTAGCCAACCAGTACTCGCCCGTTGTTCCGGAGCCCAAAGCCTTTCTGAACTTCGTCACACCCATGGCGTTGTCCCACGTAGATCCATCCCCGTCCTCGTTGCCGGGTTTAACGCGGTAGACCTCCACCGCCGAGGCCGACGAGGCCGATAGCAATGCAAACAGAATAAAA
Coding sequences within:
- a CDS encoding right-handed parallel beta-helix repeat-containing protein; this translates as MLMRTRWFKKVVCSCFILFALLSASSASAVEVYRVKPGNEDGDGSTWDNAMGVTKFRKALGSGTTGEYWLAKGTYKPTSDDTDPYASFVLSNDIALYGGFDGTETQLSQRDYKTNKTTLSGAIGGSDSYHVVYADSVNDTATLDGFTITGGNANGGDANKDGGGMYICNASPTVTNCTFLENEATNGGGVYILYGSAAVMNCTFSGNKAQQGGGMYIAGGTPTVTNCTFSDNTATNSGGGMYIDNASPTLTNCTFSDNTATNSGGGMYKYYGAPTLTNCTFSGNKTTAPNGSGGGMYIAYDSATVTDCTFSGNTATYGGGMYIIYGSATLTNCTFSKNTATNSGGGMFIVNVSPTVTNCTFSGNMTTNGGGMYISEESSPTLTNCTFSENMATSGGGMFISVKSGYKPKLMNCTLSGNMATGSADSGGGMFISDNSSGNPIVTNSIFWETDSATGQVVDKSDKLTITYSVVDTNIFAGGNNINADPNLGPLKNNGGLTFTCALGKGSPAIDSGTSTGAPDTDQRGVKRPQGGGVDIGAYETESAPKPEPEPKPEPEPEPGPAPTPTPVPVQPVDPPEGPGFVRPTPLTVTLPPNPTEEQKKDALENVFREALVPDSLIEDLLELLTVDDTGQIYISDDGMERLRELLDDLEIAEGAEMSPLAVIRASLDAQGASDHSTEAGTAVFFFEIPNCYNGLRCDQLQVVKAFSSERAALFERVYQLEDLLDRCAAVVEIEGKTLKRVLEPGDLVTPDCRLALTIKDGGEFDLDGEENGFLVDPAFIVAGERKSEPEPPKGGGGGCNSLGFAPALLILLSPLAPLKGRK